From Zalophus californianus isolate mZalCal1 chromosome 16, mZalCal1.pri.v2, whole genome shotgun sequence, one genomic window encodes:
- the CA4 gene encoding carbonic anhydrase 4, translating into MRLLPALLALAAARPLASAESHWCYEIQAKASNYTCLGPSQWGEDCQKNRQSPINIVTTKAQVDPDLGHFSFSGYDKKQKWKVQNNGHSVMVLLEGEASITGGGLSGQYRATQLHLHWSEVLDGGSEHTIDGGRFAMEMHIVHEKVKGTSRNEKEAQDAKDEIAVLAFLVEVGSEKNDGFQPLVEALSSVPRPKMNTMMKESISLFDLLPKKEKLRHYYRYLGSLTTPGCQEMVVWTVFQEHIQLHRDQILTFSKKLYYDNEQTLRMTDNVRPLQDQGQRLVFKSQAPGQLLPLPLPALLVPMLTCLTAGFLR; encoded by the exons ATGCGGCTGCTGCCCGCGCTCCTGGCCCTCGCCGCCGCCCGGCCCTTGGCCAGCGCAG AGTCACACTGGTGCTACGAGATTCAAGCCAAGGCCTCCAACTATACTTGCTTGG ggccTAGCCAGTGGGGTGAAGACTGCCAGAAGAACCGCCAGTCCCCCATCAACATTGTAACTACAAAGGCACAGGTAGACCCAGACCTGGGACACTTCTCCTTCTCTGGCTATGACAAGAAGCAAAAGTGGAAAGTCCAGAACAATGGGCATTCAG TGATGGTGTTGCTGGAGGGCGAGGCTTCCATCACTGGAGGAGGACTGAGTGGCCAGTACCGGGCCACACAGCTGCACCTGCACTGGTCTGAGGTGCTGGATGGGGGCTCAGAGCACACCATCGATGGGGGTCGCTTTGCCATGGAG ATGCACATAGTACATGAGAAAGTGAAGGGCACATCGAGGAACGAGAAAGAGGCCCAGGATGCCAAAGATGAGATTGCAGTGCTGGCCTTCCTGGTGGAG GTCGGATCTGAGAAGAATGATGGCTTCCAGCCCCTGGTGGAGGCGCTGTCTTCTGTCCCTAGACCCA agaTGAACACCATGATGAAAGAGAGCATCAGCCTGTTCGACTTGCTCCCcaagaaggagaaactgaggcattaCTACCGCTACCTGGGCTCACTCACCACTCCAGGCTGCCAAGAAATGGTTGTCTGGACGGTGTTCCAGGAGCACATTCAGCTCCACAGGGATCAG ATCCTCACATTCTCCAAGAAGCTGTACTATGATAACGAACAGACACTGAGAATGACAGATAACGTCAGGCCCTTGCAGGACCAGGGGCAGCGCCTCGTGTTCAAGTCTCAGGCCCCGGGACAGCTGCTTCCCTTGCCCCTGCCCGCCCTGCTGGTCCCCATGCTCACCTGCCTGACGGCTGGCTTCCTCCGATGA